GTTCTCCCTGTGCGCTCTTGATAGAGGTCAAGCACACGGTGTTTACGAGGATATTATAAGGCAATAGTTCCTTGGATAACGCTTTGGTCATCGCTATTCCCGCTGCGCGGCTCACAGAGGTTGGATAAGAAGCTGCGCCAGGCTGTTTGCCCCCCGGATGCGTGACGTTGATAATCCGTCCTCCGCCGACGAGTTTCATCTGAGGGATGACCAGACGCACGCAACGCACAGCTCCCATCAGTTTCAGATCTAAATCGGCATGCCAATCATCGTCGTCCAGATCATCGAAGGCGCTCGCTGCAGACCGGCCAGCGTTGTTGACCAGGATGTCAATCCGTCCGAAATGCTGGACCGCTCTGTCGATGAAGCTCGTTAGTGTTTCCGGTTTGGTCACGTCAGCAGGGACAGCGAGGACATCACCATCGGTCAACGCCCGAAGTTCCTCTGCTGCCTGCTGCAAGATATCATCGCGTCGTGCACAAATCGCGACCTTCGCTCCCTCTTCGAGGAACCGCAATGCGATTCCCTTGCCGATTCCTTCGCTGCCGCCCGTGATAATCGCAACTTTTCCTTCCAATCCAAGGTCCATATCAATTCTCCTCAAGCGAGTTTGTGTTTGTTCCGTGAGATTTTTTGGTGGATTTGGTGGATTTTGGTTGTATTATATACGACATTTGGGTGACTTGTGCAAATATGGGAATGCGTTAAGGCAGAGTGAGAGTATTGTAATGAAATTTCGGATGCTGGGAAAGACGGGTTTGCAAGTTTCGGAGATCGGTTTTGGCGCGGCGCAGATTGGAAATCCATCGTTGCCAGAATCTCAGGTCGAGGCGGTGCTGAACACGGTGCTCGATTTGGGTATCGCGTTTATCGATACGGCTGCGATGTATGGCGATAGCGAAGAGCGGATCGGGAAGTTTATCGCCCATCGGCAGGATGATTTTGTTCTGGCGACGAAGTGCGGCGATTATCAGGTGATCAATGGCGGCAAGCGCGAGATTGTAAAGGATTATTCGCCCGAGGGTATTTTGAGGACGATTGATACGAGTCGATCAAAGCTGAAGATGGATGTGATCGATATTGTACAATTTCACGGGTTGCCGGGAGAAGCGGACGATTGGGAAGCGGCGTTTGATGCGCTGTTGGAAGCTAAGGATAGGGGATGGACGAAGTTTGTGGGTGTATCGGCTGATGGATCGGCAGCGGCTGAGGCGGCGCAGAAGTGGGATTTAGATACGCAGGAGTTTACGTACAATGTGTTGTTCCAGGAGTCTGCCGAAAATTTGATGCCGACTTTGCGCGACCGGGATATGGGGACAATTATCAAGCGTCCGATTGCCAATGGGGTGTATCTCAGATCCGAACGGCCAGATGGTTCGTATATGGGCGATCCGTGGGATCGGGCACAGCAGATGCCGTTGCGGGAATTGGCGGGCGATATGCCGCTGATTGAATTTGCATTGCGTTTTACGCTTTCTCACGAAGATGTGTGTACTGCTATTGTGGGATCGACCAATGTGGATCATCTCGCAGATAATGTGAAAATTTCAGATGGAGAAGTGTTATCTGAAGATGTGCTGGACAGGACGAAGCGAGTTTTTCAGTCGTTGTTTGGGTGATAACCGAAGGGGTAAACCCCTACCACCTACCACTAACAAAGGAGTTTATTTTGAAACCCAATAGAATTAGAGAAAAATTGGATGCGGGCGAACCCACCATTGGCACGCGTATTCATTCGAGTTGGCCGGCGATTGTTGAGGCGATTGGACATACGGGGCTTTACGACTATGTCGAATATGTTGGCGAGTACGGTACGTTTGATCTCTACGATCTCGACAATTTGTGTCGGGCCGCCGAGTTGTACAATATGGGCATGATGTTCAAAATTGATCGCAGCCATCAGTACTATTTGTCGCAGCGGGCGATCGGGTCTGGTTTTGGGAGTATTTTGTTTACGGATTGTCGCACGGAAGAAGATGCGAAGGAATGTGTGCGCGTTACGCTTCCAGATACGCCGGAAGATGGTGGTTTGTACAGTGTGTACACGCGGCGCAATACGTATATGGGATATGGCGGGGGACCGGAGTATGTGAAGGCGATGCGGGAGACGGTTGTGGTTTTGATGATCGAAAAGAAGGAGGCGGTGGAGAATCTGGAGGCGATTCTTTCGGTTCCAGGCGTGGATATGGTGCAATGGGGACCTTCGGATTATTCGATGAGTGTCGGCAAGGCGGGGCAGCGCGGTGATCCCGCAGTGGCAGATGCGAGGAATGAGGTGTTTAAGACTGCGCTGAGTATGGGCGTGCATCCCCGCGCAGAGATTATGTCAACCGATGAGGCAAAGGAATATCTCGATATGGGTGTGCGGCATTTTAATATTGGGGTGGATATCTCAGTTTTGCATTCGTGGTGGCGAAGCAATGGCGATGAGTTGAGAAAAGCGGTGGAGGGTGCGTGAGTTAATTAAATCGAAAAAGAAATAGCCGCCGAGGTTCAGGTCTCGGCGGCTGTTTTTTTATGTGAGGAGTTCATGTACGGCTTCTGAGGGACGGGCAATGACTGCGCGATCTCCGCGAATGCACACAGGGCGATTCATGACTTCGGGGTGTTCCAAAAGTAAGCCGACGAGTGCATCGGGGGTATTGTAGTCATCTATGTCGCGTCCCAGTTTTTCAAAGGAACTGGGGTGAATCATGTCTTTGGGTTCACCGGGCAGGAGTGCGAGAAATTTTCTCAGGTCCTGTTCGCTCAGCGGTGTTTTCAGGTATTCAATGACGTCGAACTCGACGTTGCCAGCGCGCAATATGTCCATTGCGCCATTGGATTTGCTTCAGTTGGGGTTGTGGTAGATGGTGATTTTTGACATGTTAAATCTCCTTTTGTGGTAAAGAGTGTCTCAAAGGGAGTGTGACTACTCCCAACGGTAGAGCCGTTGGGCTTCTTGGCGGTTAAGCCACCTGACGTTGTAGCTCCAACGTCAATATGTTTATCGCAGCATTGAGGTCTCTGTCCGTTGTATAGCCACACACCTTGCAATGATGCACACGATCTGAGAGTGTCTTTTTCTCTCTATGTCCACATGCCGAGCAATCTTGTGACGTATAGTCAGGCTTGACGGCTTTGAATCCAATACCAGCTTCTTCCGCTTTGTATTCGAGACAGTGCCGAAACAGGGACCAGGCTACGTCTGCTATTGATTTAGCCAATCGTCTGTTCTTTTGCATCTCTTGAACGTCCAATTTCTCGACGGCTATGAATCCGTGACGATTGACCATTTTTCTTGATTCTTGGTGGGCAAAGTTATGTCGTTTATTACGGATACGCTCATGCACTCTACCAATGACTTTACGACGCTTTTCTCTTGTGGGGTCAGTCTTGGGTCTTTGTTTCACTGCGTCCCATTTGCGCTGTGCTTTGGCAAGAGACTTTTCCTCTTTGCGAAAGAATCTCTGATTCTCTATTTTCTGTCCGTCACTGGTCACAGCAAAGGAATTGAGACCCACGTCAATGCCAACAGCAGAGTTAGTGTTTAGTTTCTTATCTTTTTCGCCAATATCGCAAGAGATAGATACAAACCATTTGCCTGTTGCTGTGCGTGTGATTGTGCAAGACTTAGGGATACCTAAGAGTGACCTGTGCTGAACAATGCGAATGCAACCAATACTGCCCAATCGCAAGCCCTTGTTGTCCAATCGACATCCATTGGCAAACTGAGGATAGGTGATAGAATCATAGCGATTCTCATTCTTGTATCTGGGAAATCCAGCTTTCTCGCCTGTCTTTGACTTATCTTTGAGACGCCGAAAGAATCCTTTGAATGCCAAATCTACTCTCTGTGATACTTGTTGCAACACTTGACTATGTACTTGCTTGAAAGCGGCGTGTTGTTGTTTTAACAATGGTATTGTTTTGGTCTGGTCATATTGAGACAGAGACTTATTCTCATTTTTCCATGCTTGTATTCTGGCACAGAGTAATTGATTATAGAGAATACGACATTCGTCAATATGCGCCAGCAAGATTTGTTCTTGCTTTTTGGTCGGACGCAATCTGTATTTGAACGACTTAACCATAATAAAAATATATACTTATGTATTGTTTTTGTCAAATGTAATATGGAATAAGTTTTGTTGATGAAGTGCTG
Above is a genomic segment from Gemmatimonadota bacterium containing:
- a CDS encoding SDR family oxidoreductase, translating into MDLGLEGKVAIITGGSEGIGKGIALRFLEEGAKVAICARRDDILQQAAEELRALTDGDVLAVPADVTKPETLTSFIDRAVQHFGRIDILVNNAGRSAASAFDDLDDDDWHADLDLKLMGAVRCVRLVIPQMKLVGGGRIINVTHPGGKQPGAASYPTSVSRAAGIAMTKALSKELLPYNILVNTVCLTSIKSAQGERAWKAEGSPGTLEAYWNEQAEEHPLGRLGEPSDAGALVAFLASECASFITGTAINLDGGLSNVV
- a CDS encoding aldo/keto reductase is translated as MKFRMLGKTGLQVSEIGFGAAQIGNPSLPESQVEAVLNTVLDLGIAFIDTAAMYGDSEERIGKFIAHRQDDFVLATKCGDYQVINGGKREIVKDYSPEGILRTIDTSRSKLKMDVIDIVQFHGLPGEADDWEAAFDALLEAKDRGWTKFVGVSADGSAAAEAAQKWDLDTQEFTYNVLFQESAENLMPTLRDRDMGTIIKRPIANGVYLRSERPDGSYMGDPWDRAQQMPLRELAGDMPLIEFALRFTLSHEDVCTAIVGSTNVDHLADNVKISDGEVLSEDVLDRTKRVFQSLFG
- a CDS encoding 2,4-dihydroxyhept-2-ene-1,7-dioic acid aldolase, translating into MKPNRIREKLDAGEPTIGTRIHSSWPAIVEAIGHTGLYDYVEYVGEYGTFDLYDLDNLCRAAELYNMGMMFKIDRSHQYYLSQRAIGSGFGSILFTDCRTEEDAKECVRVTLPDTPEDGGLYSVYTRRNTYMGYGGGPEYVKAMRETVVVLMIEKKEAVENLEAILSVPGVDMVQWGPSDYSMSVGKAGQRGDPAVADARNEVFKTALSMGVHPRAEIMSTDEAKEYLDMGVRHFNIGVDISVLHSWWRSNGDELRKAVEGA
- a CDS encoding arsenate reductase; its protein translation is MDILRAGNVEFDVIEYLKTPLSEQDLRKFLALLPGEPKDMIHPSSFEKLGRDIDDYNTPDALVGLLLEHPEVMNRPVCIRGDRAVIARPSEAVHELLT
- a CDS encoding IS200/IS605 family element transposase accessory protein TnpB, translating into MVKSFKYRLRPTKKQEQILLAHIDECRILYNQLLCARIQAWKNENKSLSQYDQTKTIPLLKQQHAAFKQVHSQVLQQVSQRVDLAFKGFFRRLKDKSKTGEKAGFPRYKNENRYDSITYPQFANGCRLDNKGLRLGSIGCIRIVQHRSLLGIPKSCTITRTATGKWFVSISCDIGEKDKKLNTNSAVGIDVGLNSFAVTSDGQKIENQRFFRKEEKSLAKAQRKWDAVKQRPKTDPTREKRRKVIGRVHERIRNKRHNFAHQESRKMVNRHGFIAVEKLDVQEMQKNRRLAKSIADVAWSLFRHCLEYKAEEAGIGFKAVKPDYTSQDCSACGHREKKTLSDRVHHCKVCGYTTDRDLNAAINILTLELQRQVA